In Pseudonocardia autotrophica, one DNA window encodes the following:
- a CDS encoding rhodanese-like domain-containing protein: protein MTCRPGLGLVRPATIALAALVLLAACASTPTAHEAAAPSTATVSTGAAASPVRLVDAAQFAELVDRDGVVVVNVHTPDDGSIAGTDASIPFDQIGERVAELPADRAAALAVYCRTGTMSAAAATTLATLGYHNLTDLAGGMQAWQDAGHPLLAAGS from the coding sequence ATGACCTGTCGACCCGGCCTCGGCCTCGTGCGCCCCGCAACGATCGCTCTCGCCGCGCTCGTCCTGCTTGCCGCCTGCGCCAGCACCCCGACAGCCCATGAGGCCGCAGCACCGAGCACTGCCACCGTCTCCACCGGCGCTGCGGCGTCCCCGGTGCGGCTCGTCGATGCCGCGCAGTTCGCCGAGCTGGTGGACAGAGACGGCGTCGTGGTCGTCAACGTGCACACGCCCGACGACGGCTCCATCGCCGGCACCGACGCCTCGATCCCGTTCGACCAGATCGGCGAGCGGGTCGCGGAGCTGCCGGCAGATCGAGCCGCTGCGCTGGCCGTGTACTGCCGGACCGGAACGATGAGCGCGGCCGCTGCGACGACACTGGCCACGCTCGGCTACCACAATCTCACCGACCTGGCCGGCGGAATGCAAGCCTGGCAGGACGCAGGCCACCCACTCCTGGCAGCCGGCTCGTGA
- a CDS encoding TetR/AcrR family transcriptional regulator — MADVAKEAGVGRVTVYGHFPSRAELVDAAVVHVLEQVDVALKSVDLHGPPREALARYIRASWEHTGRSLSLVAAAEKELASERIHRLHERLAERPVRVLERGQADGVFSDDLTISWMVAVLHRLIHGAADEVGRANIHPSDAAELIVTTVLRAFAPGRVEV, encoded by the coding sequence GTGGCCGACGTCGCGAAGGAGGCCGGGGTCGGCCGGGTGACCGTCTACGGGCACTTCCCTTCGCGGGCGGAACTCGTCGATGCGGCCGTCGTGCACGTACTCGAGCAGGTGGATGTCGCCCTGAAGTCGGTCGATCTTCACGGTCCACCGCGGGAAGCACTGGCGCGCTACATCCGCGCCAGTTGGGAGCACACCGGTCGCTCCCTCAGTCTTGTCGCCGCCGCAGAGAAGGAACTGGCCTCAGAGCGGATCCACCGGCTCCATGAGAGGCTGGCCGAGCGTCCAGTACGCGTACTCGAACGAGGACAAGCTGACGGTGTGTTCAGCGATGACCTCACCATCTCCTGGATGGTCGCGGTTCTGCATCGGCTCATCCACGGTGCTGCCGACGAGGTCGGAAGGGCGAACATCCACCCTTCCGATGCTGCGGAGCTGATCGTGACGACCGTGCTCCGGGCCTTCGCGCCGGGGCGCGTCGAGGTGTGA
- a CDS encoding MFS transporter — MPDSPGTTPDSRVVAHTGRWRTLALLGVAQFMLIVDVTVVAIALPHMGADLGLSRDALTWVASAYTLTFGGLMVLGGRVADLIGPRRLVLAGLAVFTIASLTAGIADGAAILIVSRIAQGVGAAMLSPAALSSVVRLFAGEERNKALGIWSAMGGAGGAVGVLLGGVLTGGPGWPWIFFVNIPVGAVILVLLIRMLPALPGVPVQERQGVDVLGAVLITGGTGLVIYALIGAGDRGWLAPVTVGLVVAGAALYAAFVVWQRRVRSPLMDVELMTRRSVGSGTFVILMATALMVAIFFLGSFYLQDAMGHSALTTGLLFLPVAGATMLGANLAGWVMARVGGRALALGGLLLAALGLAVPALWAGTLSMVLGLSAAAAGIGSLFLVASATALGQVEPEKSGVASGIVSTFHEFGASIGTAVVSSIAAASLMTGSGEGFGRAFGVAAMIALGAGLLATCWIPARVRMSGTTD; from the coding sequence ATGCCCGACTCGCCCGGCACGACGCCGGATTCCAGAGTGGTCGCACACACCGGACGCTGGCGGACGCTGGCGTTGCTCGGAGTTGCTCAGTTCATGCTGATCGTCGATGTCACCGTCGTGGCGATCGCGCTACCCCACATGGGTGCCGACCTGGGCCTGTCCCGCGACGCGCTGACATGGGTGGCGAGCGCCTACACGCTCACGTTTGGCGGACTGATGGTGCTCGGAGGACGTGTTGCGGACCTCATCGGACCACGCCGACTCGTCCTCGCCGGCCTTGCGGTGTTCACGATCGCGTCGCTGACCGCCGGTATCGCCGATGGGGCGGCGATACTGATTGTCAGTCGGATCGCGCAGGGCGTCGGCGCAGCCATGCTTTCACCGGCGGCGCTGTCTTCGGTCGTGCGCCTGTTCGCCGGCGAGGAGCGGAACAAGGCCCTCGGAATCTGGTCCGCCATGGGCGGCGCCGGCGGCGCGGTCGGAGTACTGCTCGGCGGAGTCCTGACCGGCGGGCCGGGATGGCCGTGGATCTTCTTCGTGAACATCCCCGTCGGCGCGGTGATCCTCGTCCTTCTGATCCGCATGCTCCCGGCGTTGCCCGGGGTCCCGGTGCAGGAGCGCCAGGGAGTCGACGTTCTGGGTGCCGTGCTGATCACCGGCGGGACCGGCCTGGTCATCTACGCTCTGATCGGGGCCGGTGATCGGGGCTGGCTCGCCCCCGTCACGGTCGGCCTCGTCGTCGCGGGCGCAGCACTGTATGCGGCCTTCGTCGTCTGGCAACGACGGGTTCGATCCCCGCTCATGGATGTCGAGCTGATGACCCGCCGATCGGTGGGGTCGGGGACCTTCGTGATCCTGATGGCCACCGCCCTCATGGTCGCCATCTTCTTCCTCGGCTCCTTCTACCTGCAGGACGCGATGGGCCACAGCGCGCTCACGACCGGCCTGCTGTTCCTGCCGGTCGCCGGTGCGACGATGCTCGGCGCCAACCTCGCGGGATGGGTCATGGCGCGCGTCGGCGGCCGGGCACTGGCGCTCGGCGGGTTACTTCTCGCCGCACTCGGACTGGCCGTGCCCGCGCTGTGGGCGGGGACGCTCAGCATGGTGCTCGGGCTGAGCGCAGCCGCTGCGGGGATCGGCTCGCTGTTCCTCGTCGCCTCGGCAACGGCACTGGGGCAGGTCGAGCCGGAGAAGTCGGGCGTCGCGTCCGGCATCGTCAGCACCTTTCACGAGTTCGGAGCGTCTATCGGCACTGCCGTGGTCTCGAGCATCGCGGCAGCAAGTCTCATGACCGGCTCGGGGGAGGGGTTCGGCAGAGCCTTCGGCGTAGCGGCCATGATCGCACTGGGCGCCGGCCTCCTCGCGACATGCTGGATCCCGGCACGCGTTCGCATGAGCGGGACGACCGATTGA
- a CDS encoding sensor histidine kinase, whose product MALFGIPLVVGLAEFAVAEERSSLQRLAGFAARTVQEDMTDDLVPRRLPDGPGEAAIALYDDEGTLLLGDGPAHGDGPVEYVLGDRTGPPPVEDLTVAVPVSDTGDVIGVVRTSTPPSQVYGALVPIWLGMAGLAAVVLVSAWLLARRLAIRLSRPLERLVDDAGRLGDGDFGITPDSTGIAETDRASAALSRTARRLDDLVARERAFSAEASHQLRTPLAGLRLRLESALDRPERMTTAEIADGLGSIDRLERTIDELLALARERQTTSAPADLSALLAEFDEEWRSRLALENRRISIRLPDSLPRPDASSAAVRQIIGVLLDNAYFHGAGAVSVSVHELGESAIAVEISDDGPGVPTAALTDGHIGNGMGLPLARRLAESEGGRLTVGTVPSTMTLLLPVATETRSPAHRDNEPVNRLSFPQVPGEAVEPQHHPDSGRGEPSTEPAVPSRHQG is encoded by the coding sequence GTGGCACTGTTCGGGATACCGCTGGTCGTCGGGCTGGCCGAGTTTGCGGTGGCGGAGGAGCGCTCCTCACTGCAGCGTCTGGCGGGGTTCGCCGCTCGCACGGTGCAGGAGGACATGACCGACGATCTCGTGCCGAGACGTCTGCCGGACGGACCCGGCGAGGCCGCGATCGCCCTCTACGACGACGAGGGGACGCTGCTGCTCGGAGACGGCCCCGCGCACGGCGACGGCCCGGTCGAGTACGTCCTCGGCGACCGTACCGGGCCACCGCCGGTCGAGGACCTGACCGTCGCGGTCCCGGTCAGCGACACGGGCGACGTCATCGGAGTGGTTCGTACGTCCACACCGCCGTCTCAAGTCTATGGCGCCCTGGTCCCCATCTGGCTGGGGATGGCGGGCCTCGCCGCTGTCGTGCTGGTGTCAGCGTGGCTGCTCGCGCGACGGCTGGCGATCCGTCTGTCCCGTCCGCTTGAGCGCCTGGTCGACGACGCGGGCCGGCTGGGAGATGGGGATTTCGGTATCACCCCGGATTCGACCGGTATCGCGGAGACCGACCGGGCGAGCGCCGCCCTCAGCCGAACCGCACGGCGGCTCGACGACCTCGTCGCACGCGAGAGAGCGTTCTCAGCGGAAGCCTCTCATCAATTGCGCACGCCCCTGGCCGGCCTGCGGCTCCGATTGGAGTCCGCTCTCGACCGGCCCGAGCGCATGACGACCGCAGAGATCGCGGACGGTCTGGGTTCGATCGACCGGCTCGAGCGCACGATCGACGAGCTCCTGGCACTGGCACGCGAACGTCAGACGACCTCAGCACCGGCCGATCTCTCCGCGCTGCTCGCCGAGTTCGACGAGGAGTGGCGTTCTCGCCTCGCCCTCGAGAACCGGAGGATCTCGATCCGGCTGCCGGATTCTCTTCCCCGGCCGGACGCATCGTCGGCCGCCGTCCGCCAGATCATCGGCGTCCTCCTCGACAACGCCTACTTCCACGGTGCCGGGGCGGTGTCGGTCTCCGTCCACGAGTTGGGCGAGAGCGCGATCGCGGTCGAGATCAGCGACGACGGGCCCGGTGTCCCGACGGCCGCCCTCACCGACGGACACATCGGGAACGGCATGGGCTTACCGCTGGCCCGTCGACTCGCCGAGAGCGAAGGCGGACGACTCACCGTCGGAACCGTCCCGTCGACGATGACGCTGCTGCTCCCGGTCGCGACCGAGACCCGCTCTCCGGCGCACCGAGACAACGAGCCGGTGAATCGACTGAGCTTCCCCCAGGTTCCCGGAGAAGCGGTGGAACCTCAGCATCATCCTGATTCCGGCCGGGGCGAGCCATCCACGGAGCCCGCGGTGCCGTCGCGGCACCAGGGTTGA
- a CDS encoding TauD/TfdA family dioxygenase — protein MTFSSRPPQSVELQVERRPGTPALLQVDPDDPLQWAFETRRALRSAVVDHGAVLVRGLGLYDSILAGDVVRMLADDLMAEREAFAPRVPYTDRVYSTTRWPRGIPMCPHHELSYRDWFPASMMFVCLSPPVLGGATVLVDSSTVLTALPASLVKRCEREGWMLVRTYNGDVGPSWSDAFGIGDRHGVEDYCRAHSIEFEWRRGGQLRTRQRRPAVVRHPITGVRCWFNEIAYYSEWVFGPETAHELRDLLGPDGLPATTCFGDGTPIGWDLVSHIMQAYSANAVREPWQSGDLLVVDNIRTAHGRDPYTGPREVLAAMADQCTLAE, from the coding sequence ATGACCTTCTCATCCCGGCCTCCCCAGAGCGTGGAGCTCCAGGTCGAACGCCGCCCCGGCACGCCTGCTCTCCTGCAGGTCGACCCGGACGACCCGTTGCAGTGGGCATTCGAAACGAGGCGAGCGCTCCGTAGCGCCGTAGTCGACCACGGCGCGGTGCTGGTCCGCGGTCTGGGGCTCTACGACTCGATCCTGGCCGGCGACGTGGTACGGATGCTCGCCGACGACCTGATGGCCGAGCGTGAGGCCTTCGCACCGCGGGTGCCCTACACCGACCGCGTCTACTCGACGACTCGGTGGCCACGCGGGATCCCGATGTGCCCGCACCACGAGCTGTCGTACCGCGACTGGTTCCCCGCTTCGATGATGTTCGTCTGCCTGTCCCCGCCCGTCCTCGGCGGCGCCACAGTCCTCGTCGACTCCTCCACCGTGCTCACGGCCTTGCCCGCGAGTCTGGTGAAACGTTGTGAGCGTGAGGGATGGATGCTGGTGCGCACCTACAACGGCGACGTCGGTCCGTCCTGGTCAGACGCCTTCGGTATCGGTGACCGACACGGCGTCGAGGACTACTGCCGAGCACACTCCATCGAGTTCGAGTGGCGCCGCGGCGGACAGCTCCGCACCCGGCAACGCCGCCCGGCCGTTGTCCGGCACCCGATCACGGGAGTGCGCTGCTGGTTCAACGAGATCGCCTACTACAGCGAGTGGGTCTTCGGCCCCGAAACAGCCCACGAGTTGCGCGACCTGCTCGGGCCCGACGGGCTACCTGCCACCACCTGCTTCGGAGACGGCACCCCCATCGGCTGGGACCTCGTTTCCCACATCATGCAGGCATACTCCGCCAACGCCGTCCGCGAGCCCTGGCAGAGCGGTGACCTCCTGGTCGTCGACAACATCCGCACTGCCCACGGCCGTGATCCCTACACGGGGCCGCGGGAGGTGCTCGCTGCGATGGCTGACCAGTGCACACTAGCCGAGTAG
- a CDS encoding Pls/PosA family non-ribosomal peptide synthetase has translation MDTPEGVLSYLDLDDEANRLARYLRLHHIGRGDRVALLLGGSADFCVAMLAVAKVGAAYVPLDVRLDGDDVVAIIADAGAQLVLTTSTVAAGIPEFDARTATTVVALDLAGRFIAEQSSRRLLAVERGVPGGPVAYIVYSFDTDGRPHGVAIDHSSVCNFVRVAAEVYGIVPGDRVFQGQSRASDLVVEETWVPWVAGATVVAPPAGSNLQGDALWRFLGERCVTVLRSDAATLAALDERLLALRLVLSSASCPPEVIRRWRRPGRRLIGTYGPPEATVTTTWTELEPGRPPSLGVPLPTYSVVVLDLEDPRSALPRGATGEIGIAGIGLARGYVNRDDLAQAAFVADSLDVPGNPSQRIFRTGDLGRITADGRIEYRARLEEGASARGRRFEPAPPNLEALTPEAPTTQSMAVEHAAPMPPVLAPGAGTAPAAPTGAEALLGEVLAGVLDRERVPVDANFFDDLGADSLLMAKFCARVRTHPDLPSVSIQYIYEHPTLRRLATALALPAEAPAPPSPGVVEEQLAEILAEVLDRDEVPPQANFFELGADSLDMAKFCARVRKDPELPTLSIQDVYSHPTLTDLAAAVAPAADGTAQAAQDLAVQLGEVLAAVVEREVPDEANFFDDLGADSLMMAKFCARVRKDSRLPTLSMENVYATPTLVGLAASLAPAARGDLTAATPPEEPAVVLDRWASVRRVGTAGYVLCGALQVAFAVGWSYLMALVLFWGYEWFVASPTLLDLYTRAVVVGAASFAFLCLFPIVVKWVLIGRWRPRSIRIWSLGYVRFWIVKTLVRMNPLVLFRGSPLYVLYLRSLGARIGRDVALFAQSMPVCTDLLSIGDRTVIRKDAMFSGYRARDGLIEIGSVTLGDDVFVGEATVLELGTRIDDGGQLGHTSALLSGQVVPAGERWHGSPARPAGVNYCTVPPARPGLPRKIVYSLVQLTIVLGLALPLALGGIALLLREVPQLTALLFPGPEAFVHWYFYLEILALSFVLFFGVLLVAFLVMITVPRLLARAVRPDRVYPLYGVHYFLHQTVALLTNSITFTMLLGDSSAIPHYLRAVGYKLRPLVQTGNNFGMLIKHESPYLTRIGTGTVVADDLSIVNAEYSNTSFCLSQTTIGTNSFFGNRIVYPSQGRVGNNCLLGTKVMIPLDGPVREDVGLLGSPSFEIPRTVARDAQLELGEQGLRRALRGKNRHNAVTIALHLIVRWLYFFGIAILVPGIAIWEVTLGAAEILVAQVLITVLTVGWFTAVDRSVRRLLLRAPKGCSIYEPIFWGHERFWKVPAPSYLLLFNGTPFKGLLLRMLGMRVGARLFDDGAAFVERPFISLGDDCTLNERSIVQNHSQEDGAFKLDHTVIGSRVTLGIGAFVHYGITVGDDAVIEADSFLMKGEEVPAGETWGANPARELPTRSIPTSA, from the coding sequence GTGGACACCCCGGAGGGTGTCCTCTCGTATCTGGACCTGGACGACGAGGCAAACCGCTTGGCCCGCTACCTGCGGCTGCACCACATCGGCCGTGGGGACAGAGTCGCGCTGCTACTCGGCGGCTCAGCTGATTTCTGTGTCGCGATGCTCGCCGTGGCCAAGGTCGGTGCCGCCTACGTTCCACTGGACGTGCGACTCGATGGCGATGACGTGGTCGCCATCATCGCTGATGCAGGCGCGCAGTTGGTGCTCACGACCTCGACAGTCGCGGCCGGGATTCCCGAATTCGATGCGCGGACGGCGACGACCGTGGTCGCGCTCGACCTCGCCGGGCGTTTCATCGCCGAACAGAGTTCACGACGCTTGCTGGCCGTTGAACGCGGCGTGCCGGGCGGGCCGGTCGCCTACATCGTCTACAGCTTCGACACCGACGGACGTCCGCACGGAGTGGCGATCGACCACAGCAGCGTATGCAACTTCGTGCGTGTGGCAGCCGAGGTGTATGGCATCGTGCCCGGTGACCGGGTGTTCCAGGGGCAGTCACGGGCGTCGGACCTGGTGGTGGAGGAAACCTGGGTGCCGTGGGTCGCCGGAGCCACGGTGGTCGCTCCACCGGCCGGGTCGAACCTGCAGGGAGACGCCTTGTGGCGCTTCCTCGGTGAGCGATGTGTGACGGTGCTGCGCAGCGACGCCGCGACACTGGCTGCACTCGACGAGCGTCTGCTCGCGCTGCGGCTGGTGCTGTCGAGCGCGTCGTGCCCACCGGAGGTCATCAGGCGCTGGCGCCGTCCCGGACGTCGGCTGATCGGCACCTACGGTCCGCCCGAAGCAACTGTGACCACCACCTGGACCGAGCTGGAGCCGGGCCGGCCCCCCTCGCTCGGAGTTCCGTTGCCGACCTACAGCGTCGTCGTGCTGGACCTCGAGGATCCGCGCTCCGCGCTACCGCGCGGTGCGACCGGCGAGATCGGGATCGCCGGGATCGGCCTGGCCCGCGGCTACGTTAACCGTGACGACCTGGCACAGGCAGCGTTCGTTGCCGATTCACTGGATGTGCCCGGCAATCCGTCGCAGCGGATCTTTCGCACCGGCGACCTGGGCCGCATCACCGCCGACGGGCGTATCGAGTACCGAGCCCGACTCGAGGAAGGGGCATCGGCACGTGGCCGTCGCTTCGAGCCGGCGCCCCCGAACCTGGAGGCCCTCACCCCGGAGGCACCCACGACGCAGTCAATGGCGGTAGAACACGCCGCACCGATGCCCCCCGTCCTCGCACCGGGTGCCGGCACCGCCCCCGCCGCCCCCACCGGCGCTGAGGCGCTTCTGGGCGAGGTGCTTGCCGGGGTGCTGGACCGCGAACGGGTCCCCGTCGACGCGAACTTCTTCGACGACCTGGGGGCCGACTCGTTGCTGATGGCAAAGTTCTGCGCCCGGGTACGCACACACCCGGACCTACCGTCGGTGTCGATCCAGTACATCTACGAGCACCCGACACTGCGACGCCTCGCCACCGCTCTCGCACTACCGGCTGAGGCACCGGCGCCGCCGTCGCCGGGCGTGGTGGAGGAACAGTTGGCCGAGATCCTGGCGGAGGTACTCGACCGTGACGAGGTTCCTCCGCAGGCGAACTTCTTCGAGCTCGGCGCGGACTCGTTGGACATGGCCAAGTTCTGCGCCCGCGTCCGCAAGGACCCCGAGTTGCCGACGCTGTCGATACAGGACGTCTACAGCCATCCGACCCTGACGGACCTGGCGGCGGCCGTGGCCCCCGCCGCCGACGGGACCGCACAAGCGGCGCAGGACCTGGCGGTGCAGCTCGGCGAGGTCCTCGCCGCGGTGGTGGAACGGGAGGTGCCGGACGAGGCGAACTTCTTCGACGACCTGGGCGCCGACTCCCTGATGATGGCGAAGTTCTGCGCCCGCGTCCGCAAGGACTCCCGGCTGCCGACGCTGTCGATGGAGAACGTCTACGCCACTCCGACGCTCGTCGGCCTGGCCGCCTCGCTCGCCCCGGCCGCACGAGGTGATCTCACCGCGGCGACTCCGCCGGAGGAGCCGGCCGTCGTGCTCGACCGGTGGGCCTCGGTCCGCCGGGTCGGCACCGCGGGATATGTCCTGTGCGGCGCGCTCCAGGTCGCGTTCGCCGTGGGCTGGTCCTATCTCATGGCGTTGGTGTTGTTCTGGGGCTATGAGTGGTTCGTCGCATCGCCGACCCTGCTCGATCTCTACACGCGGGCGGTCGTTGTTGGCGCAGCGAGCTTCGCGTTCCTGTGTCTGTTCCCGATCGTGGTGAAGTGGGTGCTGATCGGTCGGTGGCGGCCCCGCTCGATCCGAATCTGGAGCCTGGGCTATGTCCGATTCTGGATTGTCAAGACGCTGGTGCGGATGAACCCTCTGGTTCTGTTCCGCGGCTCACCGCTCTACGTGCTGTATCTCCGGTCGCTCGGCGCCCGGATCGGCCGCGACGTGGCGCTGTTCGCCCAGTCCATGCCGGTGTGCACCGACCTGCTGTCCATCGGTGACCGCACGGTGATCCGCAAGGACGCGATGTTCTCTGGCTACCGGGCCCGCGACGGTCTGATCGAGATCGGGTCGGTCACCCTGGGCGACGATGTGTTCGTCGGCGAAGCCACCGTGCTCGAACTCGGCACGCGCATCGACGATGGCGGCCAGCTCGGACACACCTCCGCATTGCTGAGCGGGCAGGTGGTCCCCGCCGGCGAGCGTTGGCACGGATCACCGGCCCGCCCGGCCGGGGTGAACTACTGCACCGTCCCGCCCGCCAGGCCCGGACTCCCCCGCAAGATCGTCTATTCGCTGGTGCAGTTGACCATCGTCCTGGGCCTGGCCCTCCCGCTCGCCCTCGGCGGCATCGCGCTGCTGCTGCGCGAGGTTCCGCAGCTGACAGCGCTGCTGTTCCCAGGTCCGGAGGCGTTCGTCCACTGGTACTTCTACCTCGAGATCCTCGCTCTGAGCTTCGTGCTGTTCTTCGGCGTCCTTCTCGTGGCGTTCCTGGTGATGATCACCGTTCCGCGCCTGCTGGCTCGCGCGGTGCGGCCGGACCGGGTCTACCCGCTCTACGGAGTGCACTACTTCCTGCACCAGACCGTCGCGTTGCTGACCAATAGCATCACGTTCACGATGCTGCTCGGGGACAGCTCCGCGATCCCGCACTACCTCCGGGCCGTGGGCTACAAGCTCCGGCCACTGGTACAAACCGGCAACAACTTCGGGATGCTGATCAAGCACGAGTCGCCCTATCTCACCAGGATCGGCACCGGCACCGTCGTCGCCGACGACCTCTCGATCGTCAACGCGGAGTACTCGAACACGTCCTTCTGCTTGTCGCAGACCACGATCGGTACGAACAGCTTCTTCGGCAACCGGATCGTCTACCCGTCGCAGGGCAGGGTCGGGAACAACTGCCTGCTCGGCACCAAGGTCATGATCCCCCTCGACGGCCCGGTCCGAGAGGACGTCGGCCTGCTGGGCTCACCGAGCTTCGAGATCCCCCGCACGGTTGCCCGCGACGCACAACTCGAGCTCGGCGAGCAGGGACTGCGGCGCGCGCTCCGTGGCAAGAATCGGCACAACGCCGTCACGATCGCGCTGCACCTGATCGTGCGCTGGCTCTATTTCTTCGGGATCGCGATCCTGGTCCCCGGGATCGCGATCTGGGAGGTCACGCTCGGCGCTGCCGAAATCCTGGTCGCGCAGGTACTGATCACCGTGCTCACCGTCGGGTGGTTCACCGCGGTCGACCGGTCGGTGCGGCGACTGCTCCTGCGGGCGCCGAAGGGGTGCTCGATCTACGAGCCGATCTTCTGGGGGCACGAACGGTTCTGGAAGGTCCCCGCTCCGAGCTACCTGCTGCTGTTCAACGGCACCCCGTTCAAAGGGCTGCTGTTACGCATGCTCGGCATGCGGGTCGGTGCGCGCCTGTTCGACGACGGCGCCGCGTTCGTCGAGCGGCCATTCATCAGCCTCGGTGACGACTGCACGCTCAATGAGCGCAGCATCGTCCAGAACCACTCCCAGGAAGACGGCGCGTTCAAGTTGGACCACACCGTCATCGGGTCGCGGGTCACGCTCGGGATCGGCGCCTTCGTGCACTACGGCATCACCGTCGGCGATGACGCCGTGATCGAGGCCGATTCGTTCCTCATGAAGGGCGAGGAAGTCCCCGCGGGCGAGACCTGGGGCGCCAACCCGGCCCGCGAGCTGCCCACCAGATCCATTCCGACGTCGGCATGA
- a CDS encoding IS256 family transposase, producing MAAPHSVDPAQLVEELASAGVSPDLLQTMIATMANALMSSQADQQCGAGYGERSSERTNQRNGYRAREWDTRAGTIELAVPKLRQGSYFPDWLLTHRRRAEQALVTVVATAYLLGVSTRRVEKLAEQLGVKSLSRSQVSEMATHLDGQVAAFRERPLDQGPYTFVWVDALTVKVREDGRVVNLHALLATGVNADGHREILGLDVASSEDGAGWLAFLRGLVARGLSGVQLVISDAHPGLVAAIASALPGAAWQRCRTHYLRNLLSRVPKSAQPHVATQVRTIFDQPDADAVTAQYGRVVDTLTARWPDAAKHLDNARDELLAFTAYPREVWRQIWSNNPQERLNKEIRRRTDVVGIFPGRDSLIRLVGAVLAEQSDEWTENRRYMGLDLLARSRIRIVTTEAAPTGSEALMTTEAITA from the coding sequence ATGGCCGCACCACACAGTGTGGACCCTGCCCAGCTTGTCGAGGAGCTCGCCTCGGCGGGTGTGTCGCCGGATCTGTTGCAGACGATGATCGCGACGATGGCGAACGCGTTGATGTCGTCGCAGGCCGATCAGCAGTGCGGGGCCGGCTATGGCGAGCGCAGCAGCGAGCGGACGAACCAGCGCAACGGCTACCGGGCCCGGGAGTGGGACACCCGAGCGGGCACGATCGAGTTGGCGGTGCCGAAGCTGCGCCAGGGCTCCTATTTCCCGGACTGGCTGCTGACCCACCGCCGCCGCGCCGAGCAGGCCCTGGTCACCGTCGTGGCCACGGCCTACCTACTCGGTGTCTCCACCCGGCGGGTGGAGAAGCTGGCCGAACAACTCGGGGTGAAGTCGCTGTCGCGTTCGCAGGTCAGCGAGATGGCCACGCACCTCGACGGGCAGGTCGCCGCGTTCCGCGAGCGCCCGCTCGACCAGGGCCCGTACACGTTCGTGTGGGTCGACGCGCTCACGGTGAAGGTCCGCGAAGACGGCCGGGTGGTCAACTTGCACGCGCTGCTCGCGACCGGGGTGAACGCCGACGGGCACCGCGAGATCCTCGGCCTGGATGTGGCCTCCAGCGAGGACGGAGCGGGCTGGTTGGCGTTCCTGCGCGGTCTGGTCGCCCGCGGCCTGTCCGGGGTCCAGCTCGTCATCTCCGACGCCCATCCCGGCTTGGTGGCGGCGATCGCCTCGGCGTTGCCGGGTGCGGCGTGGCAGCGGTGTCGCACCCACTACCTGCGTAACCTGCTCTCCCGTGTTCCGAAGTCGGCGCAGCCGCATGTCGCTACGCAGGTGCGCACGATCTTCGACCAGCCCGACGCCGACGCCGTCACAGCCCAGTACGGACGCGTGGTCGACACTCTCACCGCGCGCTGGCCCGACGCAGCCAAGCACCTCGACAACGCCCGCGATGAGCTGCTGGCGTTCACCGCATATCCGCGCGAGGTCTGGCGCCAGATCTGGTCGAACAACCCTCAAGAGCGGCTGAACAAGGAGATCCGCCGTCGCACCGACGTGGTCGGGATCTTCCCCGGCCGCGACTCCCTGATCCGCCTCGTCGGCGCCGTCCTGGCCGAACAGAGTGATGAGTGGACCGAGAACCGCCGCTACATGGGCCTCGATCTACTGGCCCGCTCACGCATCCGCATCGTCACCACCGAAGCCGCACCGACCGGCAGCGAGGCACTCATGACAACCGAGGCAATAACCGCCTAG